One window of the Herbiconiux sp. L3-i23 genome contains the following:
- a CDS encoding response regulator transcription factor gives MERRRAVLAQLPRMHRADGTPIRVLLVDDERVLTDLVKLALGYEGWVVDVTLTGRAGIERYKSLRPDVVVLDIMLPDLDGLAVLSEMRALGRSTPTLFLTAKDSIDDRIVGLTAGGDDYMTKPFALEELVARLRGLLRRTAEQVVEEDPILVVGDLVLDESSHEVTRSGDPIALTTTEFELLRYLMRNPKRVVSRAQILDRVWNYDFSGRVNIVDLYVSYLRKKIDAERKPMIHTVRGVGYVLRPTE, from the coding sequence ATGGAGCGCAGGCGAGCCGTCCTCGCCCAGCTTCCGCGCATGCACCGGGCCGACGGCACACCGATCCGGGTGCTGCTCGTCGACGACGAACGGGTGCTCACCGATCTCGTCAAACTGGCGCTCGGTTACGAGGGCTGGGTCGTCGACGTGACGCTCACGGGCCGCGCGGGCATCGAACGCTACAAGTCGCTCCGCCCCGACGTCGTGGTGCTCGACATCATGCTGCCCGACCTCGACGGTCTCGCGGTGCTGTCCGAGATGCGCGCGCTCGGCCGATCGACGCCGACCCTCTTCCTCACCGCCAAGGACTCGATCGACGACCGCATCGTCGGGCTCACCGCAGGCGGCGACGACTACATGACCAAGCCGTTCGCTCTCGAGGAGCTCGTCGCGCGGCTTCGCGGTCTGCTCCGTCGCACCGCCGAGCAGGTCGTCGAGGAGGACCCCATCCTCGTCGTCGGCGACCTCGTGCTCGACGAGAGCAGCCACGAGGTCACCCGTAGCGGCGACCCGATCGCCCTCACCACGACCGAGTTCGAACTGCTGCGATACCTGATGCGCAACCCGAAGCGGGTGGTCAGCCGAGCGCAGATACTCGACCGGGTGTGGAACTACGACTTCTCGGGTCGGGTGAACATCGTCGACCTCTACGTCTCATACCTGCGCAAGAAGATCGACGCCGAGCGCAAACCGATGATCCACACGGTCCGCGGTGTCGGCTATGTGCTGAGGCCCACCGAATGA
- a CDS encoding LysE family translocator, which translates to MDIPQALLGFTVVAALLTIVPGIDTALVLRSAIGRGPVAAMVTAAGVGTGTLVWGVVAAVGASAVLAASETAYRVLTLAGAAYMIWLGVSMFAKTFRPGAAHSPDTLPTPARAGLWRAWATGAGTNLLNPKVGAFYLATIPQFIPAGTSPILMGVALAAIHFALGLVWAGIIVAASRAASRWLQNAKAVKLVDRITGGVLVAFGVRLALQPH; encoded by the coding sequence GTGGACATCCCCCAAGCGCTCCTCGGCTTCACCGTCGTCGCCGCCCTGCTCACGATCGTGCCGGGAATCGACACCGCCCTGGTGCTGCGCTCGGCGATCGGCCGCGGTCCGGTCGCGGCCATGGTCACGGCCGCCGGAGTCGGCACCGGAACCCTCGTCTGGGGTGTTGTCGCCGCGGTCGGTGCCTCCGCGGTCCTCGCCGCATCCGAGACCGCGTACCGGGTGCTCACTCTCGCCGGCGCCGCCTACATGATCTGGCTGGGCGTCTCCATGTTCGCGAAGACGTTCCGACCGGGCGCCGCCCACTCCCCCGACACGCTGCCGACTCCGGCCCGAGCTGGGCTGTGGCGGGCGTGGGCGACCGGCGCGGGCACGAACCTGCTCAACCCGAAGGTCGGCGCGTTCTACCTCGCGACCATCCCCCAGTTCATCCCGGCGGGCACGTCGCCGATCCTGATGGGCGTCGCGCTCGCCGCCATCCACTTCGCGCTCGGCCTCGTCTGGGCCGGGATCATCGTCGCCGCGTCGAGAGCGGCGTCGCGGTGGTTGCAGAACGCCAAGGCGGTGAAGCTCGTCGACCGCATCACCGGGGGCGTGCTGGTCGCCTTCGGCGTGCGGCTCGCCCTGCAACCCCACTGA
- a CDS encoding cupin domain-containing protein: MSTTIQTKTPTVKGPAEWFSGDVYFNAYYSGDEPSRARLNLVRFTPGARTAWHKHAVGQTLHVTEGVGYVQSRGGELIEMHPGDTVHTPAGEWHWHGATADQFMCHLALWEAPAPETGEPETTWGEKVSDAEYPSAAR, from the coding sequence ATGAGCACCACTATCCAGACGAAGACCCCCACGGTGAAAGGGCCGGCCGAGTGGTTCAGCGGCGACGTCTATTTCAACGCCTACTACAGCGGCGATGAGCCCTCGCGGGCACGACTGAACCTCGTGCGGTTCACCCCCGGGGCGCGCACCGCCTGGCACAAGCACGCGGTCGGGCAGACGCTGCACGTCACCGAAGGCGTCGGATACGTGCAGAGTCGCGGAGGCGAGCTGATCGAGATGCATCCCGGCGATACCGTGCACACTCCCGCCGGTGAGTGGCACTGGCACGGCGCGACCGCCGACCAGTTCATGTGCCACCTCGCGCTCTGGGAGGCGCCCGCACCCGAGACGGGCGAGCCGGAGACGACGTGGGGCGAGAAGGTCTCCGACGCGGAGTACCCGAGCGCCGCCCGTTGA
- a CDS encoding MFS transporter, with product MRAQQPAAHKGAILAIVLLSYFMILLDNSVIFTALPSLENDLRLGAGELSWVQDAYTLVFGGLLLLGARAGDLLGRRRVFVFGLVVFSAASLLIGLAQSDWWIIGGRALQGVGAAIVAPSSLSLITSSFPAGRERSRAVALYGATAGIGASLGLVVGGALAHWISWRAGFFVNVPIGIAMILLAPRFLPESARSQGRFDAFGAVATTLGIGAIVLAVIESADTSWTSPVTLGALAVGVLLLVALVVNEARAAQPIMPLRLFASRIRTGAYLARMLYMGAMIGFFYFTTQYLQDILGLNPLQAGIGFLPMTVVNFAVAMAIPRITRRFGETPPLLAGVALTLVGMFWLSRLDADSNYLLSVAAPMVVIGAGQGLVFAPLTSAGIAGVRDEDAGAASGLVNTFHQLGMSVGLGVLVAVAAPFANDGGAAVGAVSAALTAGAVLLALCLTVCLALIVPGDRARRRRLSEPPAHFVASQATATRGGSATSLDAQP from the coding sequence ATGCGTGCGCAGCAGCCCGCCGCACACAAGGGGGCGATCCTCGCGATCGTCCTGCTCAGCTATTTCATGATCCTGCTCGACAATTCGGTGATCTTCACCGCGCTGCCGAGCCTCGAGAACGACCTGCGATTGGGCGCGGGGGAGCTCTCGTGGGTGCAGGACGCGTACACCCTCGTGTTCGGCGGGCTGCTGCTGCTCGGTGCGCGCGCCGGCGACCTCCTCGGCCGCCGCCGCGTGTTCGTGTTCGGCCTGGTCGTCTTCTCGGCCGCGTCACTTCTCATCGGCCTCGCTCAGAGCGACTGGTGGATCATCGGAGGCCGCGCCCTGCAGGGCGTCGGCGCGGCGATCGTCGCCCCGTCGTCGTTGTCGCTCATCACCTCGAGCTTTCCCGCAGGACGCGAACGGTCGCGCGCGGTCGCCCTGTACGGAGCGACCGCCGGCATCGGGGCGAGCCTCGGGCTGGTCGTCGGGGGAGCCCTAGCGCACTGGATCTCCTGGCGGGCCGGATTCTTCGTGAACGTGCCGATCGGGATCGCGATGATCCTCCTCGCCCCGCGCTTCCTTCCCGAGTCGGCGCGCAGTCAGGGCCGATTCGACGCATTCGGCGCGGTGGCCACCACCCTCGGGATCGGCGCCATCGTCCTCGCGGTGATCGAATCCGCGGATACGTCCTGGACGTCGCCGGTCACCCTCGGGGCGCTCGCCGTCGGAGTGCTCCTCCTCGTCGCGCTCGTGGTCAACGAGGCGAGGGCCGCCCAGCCGATCATGCCGCTGCGTCTGTTCGCCAGCAGGATCCGCACCGGCGCCTACCTCGCGCGGATGCTCTACATGGGCGCCATGATCGGGTTCTTCTACTTCACGACCCAGTACCTGCAGGACATCCTGGGGCTGAACCCGCTGCAGGCGGGTATCGGCTTCCTGCCGATGACCGTGGTGAACTTCGCCGTCGCGATGGCAATCCCGCGCATCACCCGCCGTTTCGGCGAGACGCCGCCCCTTCTCGCCGGAGTGGCCCTCACCCTCGTCGGAATGTTCTGGCTCAGCCGCCTCGACGCGGACAGCAACTACCTCCTGAGCGTCGCCGCGCCGATGGTCGTCATCGGTGCGGGCCAGGGGCTGGTGTTCGCCCCGCTGACCTCCGCCGGGATCGCCGGCGTGCGCGACGAGGATGCGGGGGCGGCGTCCGGACTGGTGAACACCTTCCACCAGCTCGGCATGTCGGTGGGGCTCGGCGTTCTCGTCGCCGTCGCCGCTCCCTTCGCGAACGACGGGGGAGCGGCGGTTGGCGCCGTCTCCGCCGCGCTCACCGCGGGCGCCGTGCTTCTCGCCCTCTGTCTCACGGTATGCCTGGCACTCATCGTGCCCGGCGACCGAGCCCGTCGCCGTCGGCTCTCCGAGCCCCCTGCGCACTTCGTCGCCTCGCAGGCGACCGCGACCCGAGGTGGCTCGGCGACCAGTCTCGACGCCCAGCCCTGA
- a CDS encoding DUF2255 family protein, giving the protein MSSWSDADLATLDRVGEIRIAGRRDDGSTRKPVIIWHVVVDGVLYVRSVRGTAGGWYRGVARRFEGTIEWDGAPHAVTFVLDGSRDDEVDAAYFAKYGRGSSSQAITSATAKATTLRVEPAAA; this is encoded by the coding sequence ATGAGCAGCTGGAGCGACGCGGACCTCGCGACGTTGGATCGGGTCGGAGAGATCCGCATCGCCGGTCGGCGCGACGACGGGTCCACGCGGAAGCCGGTCATCATCTGGCACGTCGTCGTCGATGGAGTCCTGTACGTGAGGTCGGTGCGCGGCACCGCCGGCGGCTGGTACCGGGGCGTCGCACGGCGCTTCGAGGGGACCATCGAGTGGGACGGCGCGCCGCACGCGGTGACCTTCGTGCTCGATGGATCGCGTGACGACGAAGTCGACGCCGCCTACTTCGCGAAGTACGGCCGCGGCTCCTCGAGCCAGGCGATCACGTCCGCCACGGCGAAAGCGACCACCCTGCGAGTGGAGCCGGCTGCCGCATAG
- a CDS encoding GNAT family N-acetyltransferase translates to MTTARPAFPNGPQVASLSDGVRRIARALGVRRPRFLRGDRVERPLLVRRVDTDRLVLRRHRMSDTADWFALQSSASVRDGLRWPTRDARQSRRHLRDRTRHVRLEQADDFAAWAVEFDGVVIGDVSLHLRDVRAATRSAEMGWVLNPAYTGKGYAAEAADAALALAFLRLAVTVVHAEIRPENLRSRALAGRLGFVQVSATRHTLTRADWDRLRRR, encoded by the coding sequence ATGACCACAGCTCGGCCCGCCTTCCCGAACGGACCCCAGGTCGCATCCCTCTCCGACGGCGTACGTCGCATCGCTCGCGCGCTCGGAGTGCGACGTCCTCGGTTCCTGCGCGGCGACAGGGTGGAGCGCCCTCTCCTGGTGCGGCGGGTCGACACCGACCGGCTCGTCCTGCGCCGGCACCGCATGTCGGACACCGCGGACTGGTTCGCGTTGCAGTCGTCGGCGAGTGTCCGGGACGGGTTGCGCTGGCCGACCCGCGACGCCCGTCAGTCCCGGCGTCACCTGCGAGACCGCACCCGTCACGTCCGGCTGGAGCAGGCCGACGACTTCGCCGCCTGGGCCGTCGAGTTCGATGGGGTCGTCATCGGCGACGTGTCTCTGCACCTGCGCGACGTCCGCGCCGCGACACGCTCGGCAGAGATGGGCTGGGTGCTGAACCCCGCCTACACGGGCAAGGGCTACGCCGCCGAAGCGGCGGATGCCGCCCTCGCTCTCGCCTTCCTGCGCTTGGCGGTCACCGTGGTGCACGCGGAGATCCGTCCGGAGAACCTCCGCTCACGGGCGCTCGCCGGTCGGCTCGGCTTCGTGCAGGTGAGCGCGACCCGGCATACTCTCACCCGCGCCGACTGGGACCGACTGCGCCGCCGCTGA
- a CDS encoding transglycosylase domain-containing protein codes for MPVSSLGGRVGGLLGFIGLSVAAGVLATAAVTPAIALSGAAANSTIGVFEDLPDYLEIQPLSQRTNVYATNADGSAHLLAYFYNQNRVEVGPEQVNGFVKDAAIAGENPRYYDHGGVDLQGTVRAIVNTYILGGSVQGGSSITQQYVKNVNIQNAIRNLTDQDEITAAYEKATATTESRKVQEMKYAIGLEKRYTKDEILMGYLNIAGFGGTVYGVEAAANYYFGTTAANATLPQAASLLAIVNNPERFRLDQADDPENGAENGYAANKTRRDYILGSMLTEGMITQQEHDDAVAAPVEPNIVQPTVGCSAAGQAGFFCDYVRRAITTDGFFGDTADERLQSLITSGYDIYTTLDMDLQAAAESAINDNVPMTLADFDIGASVVTVEPGTGKIRAMAQNKIYSDDPGVLASDPSYSAVNFNADYEMGGSTGFQPGSTYKIFTLLEWLKEGHGLNETVDGRVRDWQGSTWQDSCVDGGSITVGESYRPRNDENDSPGSISALQSTVTSKNTGFLAMANELDLCGIRDTAASMGVHRADQGAIVDAATGAVGTGELLKNPADVLGTNEVAPLQMAGAFATIAAGGLYCPPTAIERIVAPDGSDVPLPANQCQQVLDPAVAATAAYALENAFEDGTGATSSGRLDPSAPTFGKTGTTDEAYATWMSGATTKAATVSGVYNVTGFVNQREYRLGGEQAAVKRHRIFPAVMSVANAKWGGDPLPEPSQQLLRGSQVSVPDVTGLTLDAATDVLERAGFTVRDGGARDSDQLAGTVVAAEASGGRGGTVTLYTSNGSQAQNGVPTPFGGNGGPGGGGNGDGDDEDDD; via the coding sequence GTGCCCGTTTCGTCCCTCGGAGGCCGCGTCGGCGGTCTCCTCGGTTTCATCGGTTTGAGCGTCGCCGCGGGCGTGCTCGCCACCGCCGCGGTCACCCCCGCGATCGCGCTGTCGGGGGCGGCCGCGAACAGCACGATCGGCGTGTTCGAGGACCTGCCCGACTACCTCGAGATCCAGCCGCTGTCGCAGCGCACCAACGTGTATGCGACGAACGCCGACGGCTCCGCGCATCTCCTCGCCTACTTCTACAACCAGAACCGCGTCGAGGTCGGTCCGGAGCAGGTCAACGGCTTCGTCAAGGACGCCGCCATCGCCGGTGAGAACCCCCGCTACTACGACCACGGGGGAGTGGATCTGCAGGGCACCGTCCGCGCCATCGTGAACACCTACATCCTCGGCGGATCGGTGCAGGGCGGGTCGAGCATCACGCAGCAGTACGTCAAGAACGTCAACATCCAGAACGCCATCCGCAACCTCACCGATCAGGACGAGATCACCGCCGCCTACGAGAAGGCGACCGCGACGACCGAGTCGCGCAAGGTGCAGGAGATGAAGTACGCGATCGGTCTCGAGAAGCGCTACACCAAGGACGAGATCCTGATGGGGTACCTCAACATCGCGGGTTTCGGCGGCACCGTCTACGGCGTCGAAGCGGCCGCCAACTACTACTTCGGCACGACGGCGGCGAATGCGACCCTGCCGCAGGCGGCGAGCCTCCTCGCCATCGTGAACAACCCCGAGCGGTTCCGACTCGACCAGGCGGACGACCCCGAGAACGGTGCTGAGAACGGCTACGCGGCCAACAAGACCCGCCGCGACTACATCCTCGGCAGCATGCTGACCGAGGGGATGATCACCCAGCAGGAGCACGACGACGCGGTCGCGGCTCCCGTCGAGCCCAACATCGTGCAACCGACGGTCGGGTGTTCGGCCGCGGGGCAGGCGGGCTTCTTCTGCGACTACGTCCGCCGCGCGATCACGACCGACGGGTTCTTCGGCGACACGGCCGACGAGCGCCTGCAATCGCTGATCACGTCCGGATACGACATCTACACGACCCTCGATATGGACCTGCAGGCCGCCGCCGAGTCGGCCATCAACGACAACGTCCCCATGACGCTCGCCGACTTCGACATCGGCGCGAGCGTGGTCACCGTCGAACCGGGAACGGGCAAGATCCGGGCCATGGCCCAGAACAAGATCTACTCGGACGACCCGGGAGTGCTGGCGAGCGATCCGAGCTACAGCGCGGTCAACTTCAACGCCGACTACGAGATGGGCGGCTCGACCGGTTTCCAGCCGGGGTCGACCTACAAGATCTTCACCCTGCTCGAGTGGCTGAAGGAGGGGCACGGCCTCAACGAGACCGTCGACGGCAGGGTGCGAGACTGGCAGGGGTCGACCTGGCAGGACTCCTGCGTCGACGGCGGCTCTATCACCGTGGGCGAGTCGTACCGCCCTCGCAACGACGAGAACGACAGCCCCGGCTCGATCAGTGCGCTGCAGAGCACGGTGACATCGAAGAACACCGGCTTCCTTGCCATGGCGAACGAACTCGATCTCTGCGGCATCCGCGATACCGCGGCGTCGATGGGCGTGCACCGCGCCGATCAGGGTGCGATCGTCGACGCGGCGACCGGAGCCGTCGGCACGGGCGAACTGCTGAAGAACCCCGCCGACGTGCTCGGCACCAACGAGGTCGCCCCGCTGCAGATGGCGGGCGCCTTCGCCACGATCGCCGCGGGCGGCCTCTACTGCCCGCCGACCGCCATCGAGCGGATCGTCGCCCCCGACGGATCCGACGTGCCCCTCCCGGCGAACCAGTGCCAGCAGGTGCTCGACCCTGCGGTCGCGGCCACGGCGGCGTACGCGCTCGAGAACGCGTTCGAGGACGGCACGGGGGCCACGTCGAGCGGGCGGCTCGACCCGTCCGCGCCGACCTTCGGCAAGACGGGCACGACCGACGAGGCGTACGCGACATGGATGAGCGGCGCGACCACGAAGGCGGCGACGGTGAGCGGCGTCTACAACGTGACCGGGTTCGTCAACCAGCGCGAGTACCGACTGGGTGGCGAGCAGGCCGCGGTCAAGCGGCACCGGATCTTCCCCGCCGTGATGTCGGTCGCGAACGCGAAGTGGGGCGGAGACCCCCTGCCGGAGCCGTCCCAGCAGCTGCTGCGCGGATCGCAGGTGAGCGTGCCGGACGTGACGGGACTCACCCTCGACGCCGCGACGGACGTGCTCGAAAGGGCGGGCTTCACGGTGCGCGACGGCGGCGCCCGCGACTCCGATCAGCTGGCCGGCACCGTGGTGGCGGCGGAAGCGTCCGGCGGACGCGGCGGCACCGTCACCCTTTACACCTCGAACGGCTCGCAGGCGCAGAACGGGGTGCCGACCCCGTTCGGAGGAAACGGCGGCCCCGGCGGCGGAGGCAACGGCGACGGCGACGACGAGGACGACGACTGA
- a CDS encoding zinc-binding dehydrogenase — protein sequence MRATFMYGAGDVRVETVPDPVIVAPTDAIVRAVRACVCGSDLHPFHTMEHGEQGTPMGHELIGVVEEIGSAVTTLKKGDFVIAPFAFSDNTCVFCREGFHTSCVHGGFYGSREIGGLQAELARIPQADGSLVVVPGIDETSDLLPSLLTLSDVYLTGYHAAHMGRVTEGKTVTVIGDGAVGLSAVLASRQLGAERIILMGRHTARTDLGIEFGATDVVAERGDEGIAKVLELTGGEGSHVVLEAVGHMPAYEQSFGIVRPGGVISRVGVPQYEEAPIGFGSLFGKNVTLTGGPAPVRAYLEQAIPQVLNGEIDPGRVFDSSVTIDGVPAGYASMDAREALKVLVTF from the coding sequence ATGAGAGCCACATTCATGTACGGCGCCGGCGACGTCCGCGTCGAGACCGTGCCCGACCCCGTCATCGTCGCCCCCACCGACGCGATCGTCCGCGCCGTGCGGGCCTGCGTCTGCGGATCGGACCTGCACCCGTTCCACACGATGGAGCACGGCGAGCAGGGCACCCCGATGGGGCATGAACTGATCGGCGTGGTCGAGGAGATCGGCTCCGCTGTGACCACCTTGAAGAAGGGCGATTTCGTGATCGCCCCGTTCGCGTTCAGCGACAACACCTGCGTCTTCTGCCGCGAAGGCTTCCACACCTCGTGCGTGCACGGCGGCTTCTACGGCAGCCGTGAGATCGGCGGGCTCCAGGCGGAGCTCGCCCGCATCCCACAGGCCGACGGCAGCCTCGTCGTCGTTCCCGGCATCGACGAGACGAGCGACCTGCTCCCGTCGCTGCTCACGCTTTCCGACGTCTACCTCACCGGGTACCACGCCGCGCACATGGGCCGTGTCACCGAGGGGAAGACCGTCACGGTGATCGGCGACGGTGCCGTGGGTCTGTCGGCGGTGTTGGCGTCGCGTCAGCTCGGTGCCGAGCGCATCATCCTGATGGGGCGGCACACGGCGCGAACCGACCTCGGCATCGAGTTCGGCGCCACCGACGTCGTCGCCGAACGCGGCGACGAGGGCATCGCGAAGGTGCTGGAGCTCACCGGCGGCGAAGGCTCGCACGTCGTGCTCGAAGCGGTCGGACACATGCCCGCGTACGAGCAGTCGTTCGGCATCGTCCGCCCGGGCGGCGTCATCTCGCGCGTCGGGGTTCCGCAATACGAGGAGGCTCCGATCGGATTCGGTTCGCTGTTCGGCAAGAACGTCACCCTCACGGGCGGCCCCGCGCCGGTGCGCGCCTACCTCGAGCAGGCCATCCCGCAGGTGCTGAACGGCGAGATCGACCCCGGCCGGGTGTTCGACAGCAGCGTCACCATCGACGGAGTCCCTGCCGGATACGCGTCGATGGATGCGCGAGAGGCGCTCAAGGTCCTGGTCACCTTCTGA
- a CDS encoding helix-turn-helix transcriptional regulator codes for MTEVRAEIREFLSSRRARITPEMAGLPAYGGNRRVAGLRREEVAMLAGVSVDYYVRLERGDLAGASESVLDSIASTLKLDDAERVYLFDLARAAGPSRRAPSKPKASVRPAVQQVLDAIADAPAWVRNGRHDIIAANRMGRALYSPVFDDPRRPVNTTRFAYLNPEAKTFWRDYDQITHDAASMLRLEAGRNPHDPDIITLVGELSTQSELFRQRWASRDVMFHRSGTKRLHHPVVGDLDLDYESMELPSEPGLVLNVYTARAGSPSADGLKLLASWAATQEEAFARQEAESRGL; via the coding sequence ATGACCGAAGTACGCGCCGAGATCCGCGAGTTCCTCAGCTCCCGCCGCGCCCGCATCACCCCCGAGATGGCGGGACTGCCGGCCTACGGCGGCAACCGTCGCGTCGCCGGTCTGCGTCGCGAAGAGGTCGCGATGCTCGCCGGAGTGTCGGTCGACTACTACGTGCGGCTCGAGCGCGGCGACCTCGCGGGAGCATCCGAAAGCGTGCTCGACTCGATCGCGTCGACGCTGAAGCTCGACGACGCCGAGCGGGTCTACCTCTTCGACCTCGCCCGCGCCGCCGGCCCGTCGAGGCGAGCGCCGAGCAAGCCGAAGGCGTCGGTGCGCCCCGCAGTGCAGCAGGTGCTCGACGCCATCGCCGACGCACCCGCCTGGGTTCGCAACGGCCGGCACGACATCATCGCGGCGAACCGGATGGGTCGCGCCCTCTACTCCCCCGTCTTCGACGACCCGCGCCGCCCGGTGAACACCACCCGCTTCGCTTACCTCAACCCCGAGGCCAAGACCTTCTGGCGCGACTACGACCAGATCACCCACGACGCGGCGTCGATGCTGCGCCTCGAAGCGGGACGCAACCCGCACGACCCCGACATCATCACGCTCGTGGGCGAGCTGTCGACGCAGAGCGAACTGTTCCGTCAGCGCTGGGCGTCGCGGGACGTCATGTTCCACCGCAGCGGCACGAAGCGTCTGCACCACCCGGTGGTCGGCGACCTCGATCTCGACTACGAGTCGATGGAGCTGCCGAGCGAACCGGGCCTGGTGCTGAACGTCTACACCGCCCGGGCCGGCTCGCCGTCCGCGGACGGACTGAAGCTCCTCGCCTCCTGGGCGGCGACGCAAGAGGAGGCGTTCGCACGCCAGGAGGCGGAGAGCCGCGGGCTTTAG
- a CDS encoding cell wall metabolism sensor histidine kinase WalK, which translates to MSHRRRPTTLRRRLMWGVVGYLSAVLVAVGAVSLVTVTTTTASVADNQLTASLDGFEHTVRKVTDNPDRRLGKPLVDFVGQAPGSVIALVRDGQVVDSASFSSEDPSRLGPAAVAQLETSDFTDERKHTVSLAGMGDYRVDSVVTPRGDVLIAGVSLAVQRAAIMQEAITLAVIALLAVGIAAVGTVLIVRRSLRPLDRVVASAAEVTRIPLDRGEVAIRERVVIPDTDPRTEVGQVGEALDKLLHHVDDALAVRSQTDRRMRRFITDASHELRTPLAAIRGYAELTRQDSDRLPEMTEYALARIESESRRMSSLVSDLLLLARLDEGQDLHLAPLDLASIVADVVSDARAAHPDHRWAAELHDDHVALVGDAERMHQLVVNLLTNAATHTPPGSSVVAALRIDGDTAELTVRDDGPGIDPEVLPELFQRFTRADLARTRDAGSTGLGLAIVASIVDAHGGTIEAANDEAGSVFTVRLPLESQPTEEAADTDPVVVGG; encoded by the coding sequence ATGAGCCACCGACGACGTCCGACGACGTTGCGGCGCCGTTTGATGTGGGGCGTCGTCGGCTACCTGTCCGCGGTGCTCGTCGCGGTCGGCGCCGTGAGCCTCGTGACGGTGACGACGACCACCGCGAGCGTCGCGGACAACCAGCTGACCGCGTCGCTCGACGGCTTCGAGCACACCGTCCGCAAGGTGACCGACAACCCGGACCGTCGGCTCGGCAAGCCGCTCGTCGACTTCGTCGGCCAGGCGCCCGGCTCGGTGATCGCCCTCGTACGCGACGGCCAGGTCGTGGACTCGGCATCCTTCTCGTCGGAGGATCCGTCGCGCCTCGGTCCAGCCGCGGTCGCACAGCTGGAGACCTCCGACTTCACGGACGAACGCAAGCACACGGTGAGCCTCGCCGGGATGGGCGACTACCGGGTCGACAGCGTCGTGACGCCGCGCGGCGACGTCCTCATCGCCGGAGTCTCGCTCGCGGTGCAGCGCGCGGCGATCATGCAGGAGGCGATCACGCTCGCCGTCATCGCGTTGCTCGCGGTGGGAATCGCGGCGGTCGGCACCGTTCTCATCGTCCGCCGGAGCCTGCGTCCCCTCGATCGGGTCGTCGCGTCGGCGGCGGAGGTGACGCGCATCCCGCTCGACCGCGGCGAAGTCGCCATCCGTGAACGCGTCGTCATCCCGGACACCGACCCGCGCACCGAGGTGGGTCAGGTCGGCGAAGCGCTCGACAAGCTCCTCCACCACGTCGACGACGCCCTCGCCGTGCGCTCGCAGACCGATCGACGGATGCGCCGCTTCATCACGGACGCGAGCCACGAGCTGCGGACCCCCCTGGCCGCGATCCGCGGCTACGCCGAGCTGACCCGGCAGGACAGCGACCGGCTCCCCGAGATGACCGAGTACGCGCTCGCACGGATCGAATCCGAGTCACGACGGATGTCCTCGCTGGTGTCCGACCTGCTGCTGCTCGCGCGCCTCGACGAGGGCCAGGACCTGCACCTGGCGCCACTCGATCTCGCGAGCATCGTGGCCGACGTCGTCAGCGACGCGCGCGCGGCCCATCCCGACCACCGGTGGGCCGCGGAGCTGCATGACGATCACGTCGCCCTCGTCGGCGACGCGGAGCGGATGCATCAACTGGTCGTGAACCTGCTGACCAACGCCGCGACCCACACACCGCCGGGATCGTCGGTCGTCGCGGCGTTGCGGATCGACGGCGACACGGCGGAGCTGACGGTGCGCGACGACGGACCCGGTATCGACCCGGAGGTCCTGCCGGAACTGTTCCAGCGCTTCACCCGGGCGGATCTCGCCCGCACCCGAGACGCCGGAAGCACCGGACTCGGGCTGGCGATCGTCGCGTCGATCGTCGACGCCCACGGCGGCACGATCGAGGCGGCGAACGACGAGGCCGGCAGCGTGTTCACCGTTCGGCTGCCGCTCGAGTCGCAACCGACTGAAGAAGCCGCGGACACGGATCCGGTCGTCGTCGGCGGCTGA
- a CDS encoding arsenate reductase ArsC, giving the protein MSAKPSVLFVCVHNAGRSQMAAGYLAALSGGAVDVFSAGSAPADGINPVAVAAMAEEGIDIANETPKLLTPDSVRAADVVVTMGCGDACPFFPGKRYEDWELDDPAGQGLDTVRPIRDAIRARVEALLADLEVPSAGRP; this is encoded by the coding sequence ATGAGCGCGAAGCCCTCCGTGTTGTTCGTCTGCGTCCACAACGCGGGTCGCTCGCAGATGGCGGCGGGATATCTCGCGGCTCTGAGCGGCGGCGCGGTCGATGTCTTCTCCGCCGGGTCGGCACCGGCGGACGGCATCAATCCGGTGGCGGTGGCGGCGATGGCCGAAGAGGGCATCGATATCGCGAACGAGACGCCGAAGCTGCTCACTCCCGACTCGGTGCGCGCCGCCGACGTGGTCGTCACCATGGGCTGTGGCGACGCCTGCCCGTTCTTCCCGGGGAAGCGCTACGAGGACTGGGAACTCGACGACCCTGCGGGCCAGGGGCTCGATACGGTCCGCCCCATCCGCGACGCCATCCGCGCCCGGGTGGAGGCCCTGCTCGCCGACCTCGAGGTGCCTTCCGCCGGTCGCCCGTAG